The window tctgaacgacatcatcagcacaaacttcagatagaagtgaagtgttcgaatttctacatatgcgtttcacagcttgttccgtacacctcgatgttgattggttcttattgaccctatatttgtcattgttttggttgtgtctcccatcgGTTTGATTTtcgttcctatatttgtgcatgattttcctgattggttgataaattggattgatttcaatatgtttgttgattgctgattgacctgagtgccaggcttctaaagattctctggtgtttttggaattttcTCTGTCCAAGATTTACACAtgtttccaatcgaatgagtgtccgcagttgtgcACGTGTATTTATGTAAGTGAGgtaatatcatggcgtttgactgctaattgatgcaGTCAATATTGAAGAATTATAAAATGTCCAAATGGTTGTATATTTATGCATTAACCAATGTGAAAGTTCCTgaagaaataatttttaaatacataGATATTTCTGGGAAATGAGAAATGGAGCTAGGCATTACGTAATAACAACTTCGGAAATGGATAGAGAGATTAAATTGAGTTTACTTGCCATTCAATCTGCTTATAATAATTTCCGTAACCAACTAATAGTATTCTAATAAAAGCTCTTTTATGGTTTACTGTACACAAGTTGCtgaaattcaaataaatgaattaaaactacTGCTCTTTACTTGTCCGATAGTGAAACCAAGATTGAAAGATGATAAACTAATACAACTTATCTATTCTTATGTCCATCAAAACCTGAACTTTGCGCACAAAAGAAAAATACTCAGCCTCTTCTCTCACTGTAGCCAACTTCAGGCATTAGAAGTCAATACTCATCCTCATTATAAAACAACCTAATTTGTTTAATTTGGTCGGCGTTTTTTTAGCCAgattttttctacgggattgggTTGCCAACTttatacccaaccctcctcctttacctgaacttgggaccggcagtaactccaCAAGAGCTACAGGCCGAGTTGTAAAATAACTTAATTTGACAAATGTACATATAATCTCTCTCTAATTTAGATTTATCTTAATTCGTTTCTACAACTTTTGAAACTTTCTGTCGTTAATATAAatgactgcaatcgatcagtctcttttagAACACGTGTATCTTTAATAGATTATCTTGAAATTACAAACGAGTCACAAGTATTCGTAAGGAAGATCCTGTGTTCGATTCTTGATGGGTCTATGAATGATGATTTTTCAATTATGCttagtttgtgatgaaattTATTAAGTTTACCAATTTCATTTTGCTAACAATCCTTAGCTCATATGCTTTGGTTTCAAAGGATATATGTGCTTTAAAATTAGCTTAAGATCACTAATTTGAACTTGTAATTCCCAAACCCGATATGAACAAATTTCTGTATTTACGTACCGTTGTTTTAACAATATGGGAATTTTTAGACAATTAATTTTTATGCTTTAATTATCTCCGAATGATAAAACTTTTGGTGATTAAACTTTAAGATGAAGATTACTGATAATACGCTTTAAACATTTTACTAATCATAGGTCATGCAAATTCTTGGGGGAAAGGGTATCCAGAAATTTTAACCAAATGTTACATTAAGGGTGAACCGGATGGTACATTGGGTCCAATCAATCCAATCAATAATATCTCTTATAACTTTATGTCACAATTATACAAAGAATTGTTCAGTGTATTTCCTGATAACTGGTTTCATTTAGGTGGGGATGAAGTTGAATATAATTGCTGGTAAGCCTTAAAATATAAATTCGTGATGATTATAATGAACGCATTCACAATTAGAATACGTATTATACTTGCTCCTCAATGTTACATGTTGGAACAACCAACTTTGTATGTGACAAAGTATCACATAAGAGTAGTTCAGTTAGATATCCCTGATAAATTTACAGCGGATGTGGTTTTTTTAAGTTTACTGAGCAACTGTGCTGATAAGCGTATAGAATTTAAATATACGAACACTCTGTTCTAAGTTGACGGATATATTCTTAATTTGGTGGagctttgttctctgagctggatggtttggtcgtggagctttcatcgttcttctgaacgacatcatcagcacaaacttcagatagaagtcttaatgtaataaaatatttgtaaattagacTTAATTGTTATGAACTTCGTATTAGACTACTAAATTACTATGTGAAAATGAAGAGACCActtttaagattattattaatgttaactTTACACCAGATGTTATCTAAACCGAGCTAAATAACCTAATGACTCTTATCTCCAATTTCAGTCTATCAGCTATGTATattgtgaccattaatcaataTCATTAGCTATATATATTTCGGTGATAGAAGACTTAAATCCACCGGCTTCGCACAAAGACTGTGAAAAGTCTTAATGAATCTAGTCTCTCATATACATATGCTTACTACCATTAAGATAGATTTGTGGGGATTATTTGAAGTACTGTTCTTATGATAACCATGTCACTATCGTAGAACAGAAGTCCGAAAATTCTAGAGAGAAgattattgtgtacaaatacTTAATCGAGAAATCATCATGTTGTATCCTGAtaggaataatgaatggtaatttttgggatccatttatggaccaatattatgagcatatttttatcgtatactTGTTATggaactaaactgttcatattcatgcccctcttattatgaactttattttgacctatgaaccattattatacgttttaccattcttgagttatacccagtatattgattactacctccctcattcacagccacatctggctaattcctGTATAAGTGTTGTTCATATTTAATTGGTACTttgtggtctgtttgtttggtatataaactcagtatgcttgaaatacaatgattcatatctcagaggctgaggcttgcgttctggacttaactgactgggctagacaggaagcaggGCGAATCAGAACTCTAGACTGTTCATACggttttacgtgtcattgatccgatcgataagtcactgctcccTAATAAGCGGTCACAGTTATAACGCATCACTCATGACCAGATGAAAAACTTTTGCTTCAACATTTTCAACTCTAATCGATTTACAAATTTAGCTGCTGCCCAAACATacctttaaatattaaaaaacacATACTTCTATCTGAAGCGCTGTGACCATACAAACTTTAGATTCAATCATTTTACCAAATTGAACGTGCCATGCATATTTCGAAGAATTGTTAATAAGTAGGCTAAAACTCTCATAATTCTGAACGAAACATCGATGTTTCTTAATAACCGTTTTCGAATATCAGCGAACAAAGAATAATAGTATGTTCAGAACCAACTGACATAACTTTTTCCATGATATCTTGTTTTTAAAGTAATATTAACTTATGACTTGGAATATTTCTCTATTCTAGATGTGACATGGGAATATTCCCTACCTCTAGAATGATAAACAAAGGAAACATTTATTCTCCAATGTTTTAAatttttgtaatatattttgcattattttattgatactaGGCATTCCAATCCTTCAgttattgaattcatgaaaaaaatgaagttTGGTGATGATTATCATCGCCTGGAGGGCTActacataaataatttaattcaaattaTCAATGATGTCAAACCACCTGGACGAAATATTACTCCAGTTGTTTGGcaagaaatatttgaaaatggGTTTAGAGTGAGTACATCATACTTTATGATTTATATTAACGTAAATCTAAACTAATGATTATTAGATAAACAGTTACCTTCTGTACAAATCACACTTGGATAAGGTACATGACATTACGTCCTTTAATGACGATAATATTTCAATCAGCTGAAGAGATAAACGATATTCCGCTTTTGCAATAACATTTGATCAAGATTCTTTGTTCTGAATAACAAAGAAGGGCAATAGGTTCCCTAAGGTGGTGCTTGGAGGTAGCCAACAGGAAACCTTGGGCCTAGGTTTCGtgttatttggcactcgtcaggaaagcgtacctgtaatcttaagaaAGTAGATGCTCCCTGACGAATTCGGCctgtatcacccagcttcacagtcagtgACATCTCATCAAGATACTAAGAAAAAGAAGATCTAAggaaatgtgagaactacagaggcatcacactactgtcagtactaGCAAAATTCTTTAACAGAGTGGTGCTGAACCGGATTAAACaagcagtagacgcccaactttgagatcaacaggATGAATTAAggaaggatcggtcgtgcatagaccaaattgcgacactacagatcatcgtcgaacaatcagttgagtgaacCTCATCATTATACatgaacttcattgattatgaaaaggcgtttgacagtgtacaTAGGAGAACATAATGAAAACTTCTGCGAcattatggagttcctgagaagattaaTAACATTATCCAGaactcatacgatggactacagtgcaacgtcgtgcatggaagacagctAACAGATGcgttccaagtaaggaccggagtcagacaagattATCTACTCTCCCCCTACCCCTATCAACTGGCGGGTGACTGGATTATGGAGACCTCgatatctgagggaaaacacggcatacaatggacaactcagaaccaattagacgatttaaacttcacagatgacctagcacttccatcccatacacaccaacaaatgcagatttAGAAAACTAGTGTAACTAAAGCCTCTCCaacagtaggcttcaacatacataAGAGGAAAGTAACATTCTTAATTTTCAACACTTCGATAAGTTTTCGTCCGATTAAAATGTGATTTGACATAGTTTTGAGAATTATATATGCATTTGTATACCTCAGTCAACCCATTAGgttttttcttttattgattttagGGCGATAAATCAACAGTAATTCATGTGTGGAAAGACTTATATTGGGAATCTGTGGTGAAAAATGCTACTAAAACAGGCTATAGAGTACTATTCTCAGCTGCTTGGTACCTGAATTACATATCTTATGGTGATGACTGGAGGTACCACTATCACGTTGATCCGAGAGATTTCGGAggtattttcaaaatattgtcATCTACACACTTTGTCCATTTCTCATGTTTGTTGCATATTGGTGGCTTTTTGTTAGTGATCAAAGGTTTTCTAATGAATGAAAAGATTTACAAGAATTTTCATACGGAACTGATGCCATTTTTCCACCTcaattaattgataaaataCTAGAATTATTGAGTTAGGTAAGATCTTGGAATCCTCTGAATCGTAATCAAATAGACTTTGCAAGATCGGGCATTTAAGTGAGCAGGTAATTACATCAGTATGTATAAACTATGGCCCATGTAGTAACAAAAGTGGATCCTTGGACTTCAAGTCACAATGAAGTGCATCTAAAACAGCTTTTTATGAACAAATGACTGTTACTATTGTATGGTAAAGATGAAATAATAGACTGTCAGTTAAAATGTGAAACCTACAAGTAAAAACACCTTAGGAAACTGTGAACTAAgcaattaaattttttttattactccgtctgtagctcttccagagttactgccagtcctaagcccgagtaaaggaggagggttggacatggggttagcgtccccacctcgtagaaaactaactctctaaagAAACACTTACCAGAAAAATTtttgtgagcggcctatgttcctttatgaggagtaacaggcgtaagtaagtaagtactcaGAAATCATACTTTTCAGAAAACTAAATACGCTAGTAACCTGGTCAACTTCATTTTAGAAGTATAAAATATATCCGCTAATATTGAAGAATTTCAAACATTATCTGCCTTAggcaaaatataatattggatAAATATTTCACAGAAATTGTTGTCTATTTTTTAAAGTACAATTCCGATTAAAGGTTGTTGGCATGGAAACAAATTTTTACACAACCACTATTTCATAAAATGCCTTTGAGTACAGTCACTTGAAAAACTCATGTGATAAGATATGATACGTAAATTAAATCTCAAATCAACAATCCCGTGTGTATGAGAGAGGGGATGTATCACAGTAAGATATAATTCAAATCAAAAATAGTAATAACCAAATGACATGTTTGCTGAGAATAATTCATTTTCACAACAGTTTTCATCATGAGCTAAAATAAGGATGAGTAACCACTGATAAGCCATGAGCACTGAGCTAATCCCTAGATTTATTCAAGGACTCAGAGACGGGGCACCAGTCCTATGCCAAGGAGGATAAAGGTTTCATGATGGGTAAAATTCAATCATCTCAGAAGTGATATAGTTATCCAGTGATAGTATTGGATGATTGTCGAATAATATGGTGATTGTAGTGAAATTCTAAATGCGTGCCACATTTCTGTTACTCCATGATCTAAAGTTAAAGCGTCTGAAGACCTTAGGTTCAATTTCTGGAGTGATCATATATCTTCACTCCTGATGAGCCATATACCACCAAATAACAAATGCTTATTCCCTCTGAGTTGTCAATTGTTCTCCAACATTTGAACGTTTGTGGCACGATTTAGTGAGAAAATGATAAAGTTATTAGAAAAACATATTTGCTTATGAATAATACCATTTTGTCAaggtaaattattcatttagacATTATAGAACGATAAGTCGAAGTATAGAATATCGACCATAATTAAACGTGATTTAAAAGTAAAGaatgatgaaattatttcaCAGGTATTTAGATTTTCAAGCTTTATGTTACAGTTAAAAATGAACTGTAGATAACCTTACTGTTTACAATCAAATCAGATAAAGGTTTGTAACCATATTGTTAATGCTAAACTTAACTTATCCGATTGACCTAGTCCGGGTGATTTAAATTATAACTTTACTACTGTGCAAAACAATATAACAATAGTCGATCTATGCTAGATCACagttgaaaacctagaagcactggtcGGCCatctcgttctagtatgggacccgTCAGCAGTGTACAACCGCAATCCCTCACTCAGGTTTCGAATCCAGGATctacagtctcgcgcgcgaacacctaACCCCTGGACCGTCGAGAAGGCATTCAGTGGTGTTATTGTCAATTTCAAGTGAGACGCCGTGCCCAGTGAAGCTAATCcatgaggcagttacccaccgaataaaatggaagatggttgtacAATATCacggattgattgaagttagacattatcaccgTTTGAtctcggttcagtggtctagagattgaGTATTCGCGTGCCAGACCGAGGTTGCTTGGCGATCCTATACTATGACCAATTGACCGTCCGTTGTTTggaggttttcattggtggtctaacacaaATCGATTCTTGAtatcaatcaaaactcaacactCTTCACAACCACGTACTGATAACAATAGTAATCATTTACTGAATACACCTAAATCGCCTTCgagaaatatttaatatttgttaGTTTAAGATCAAAATACAATTATTTGTATGACATATGGATTCTCCTTCacacttatttttgttttataggTAGTAAGGATGATGCGAAATTGGTTATTGGAGGTGAAGCAGCTATGTGGGGTGAATATGTGGATGACACGAATTTGTTTAGTCGATCATGgttagtaaataagtaaatattgcATAATTAAGCTAATGAATTTGTGTTGATTGTTCAGAGTGGAATTAGTTCTTACCAGTGACTAATATCAAGTAAAGCAATATTGAAAATTGAGAAACACAACACAAGTATCTAGACTCTTTTTATAAACCTTTAGTCGTGTTCATCAACTCTAAGCAAAAGGGGCTCGAATCAAGAATATTCAGATTTTCTATCGAGCACCAATCCATTCGATTAACGGCTTAGAACAACTTTTTATATGTGATTTATTGGACTTTGGTAATTATGTCTTTTAACTAGAATTCCAAGAAATTTATATAGAATTAGTCACTATTATTCACAGATTTATGGTTTTTTTATACTTATTCATTGATCTTCAGTCTAATTAAGTGATACTTTATCATTCCTGATGATATAGAATGGTAGTAGCGCCACTTCATGAGCTAACCGAAGTTCAAAAATTGGATTATTACATGTGACTTTAGTGATCTAAACACATCGTACTAACTGCAATGTCTAaagttttattgatttaattaattttgtGTTAGTGATTGAACACTGATGGTTAGTCCGAGACTAAAAGCTAAATGACTATTCTATTCCATCTAGTTTTCGATGATTATCCAAATACTGTCAGTTTATGATAAAAGACAGCCAATTTTACAATGTTAAAGaatcccattgtgaaaattagaacagcacatataagcgaacaatattgttttcaattagattgtCATCAGgctatacatgaatatttatatgaaaatgttgaaagcaatcaaggcaatatgggtcaatattcacaatgaaatagaataagtcaccttctacctgaagtttgtgctgatgatgtcattcagaagaacgatgatagctccacgaccaaaccatccagctcagagaacaaaactccaccaaaatcatccacctgagctacaaatcttttccaccatctgAATAAGTCACCACACATATTAGTTAAAAATACatgttgatagtaggaagacaggtgtactgataatagtaagaataataaaatgcgATTAAAaaaaactcttatcaatagttaaacgttggaaatagaaggtcaaataaacatggataaatagactaggaatagtcaACACTAAAACATTCACATCATTatgtaataagatgtgtgtaaataatcagatagtgaagaatacgaAGAGGCGGAgaatgacaaacaaataatgaatgtggaaataaggttaacgataacacaaatagaataaaataaataatgataataataaaattttaaaaagaaaaaaattgttagttaagttataactggccatggaagggataggggagtcacgtatttcaacgcaagattggctgaGTAGAATgaccttctcttgtcgaccagGGATGTCTACTCAAATGAAGGATAAGCTACCTGAGTCGGCCTCttcaatgtgcatttacaaattcagctgctcctatcgagatagctatatagggcgtactaccaggcaacttaaccaacgaatgtgTGAAGatctaccaacttggtacataaagggtCAGAGAAAATCTATTCGCTTTCTATAttggcacatcttattgatagcggtcatgcagtagataaatcgaaatcatttcaagttatctatcgtatacctccatcatttcccgacggagtTCGTTCCCGCCTCCTACATACAGCTGAAGCaattggaattcgtacatataaccccaatttatgtgtacagaagaaatacgtgaccCCCCGATCCCTTCCATGGTCAGTTATAACTTATCAAACGATTTTTcttagtttttattattatcattatttattttattctatttgtgttatcgttaaccttatttccacattcattatttgtttgtcattcTCCGCCTCTtcgtattcttcactatctgattatttacacacatcttattacatAATGATGTGAATGTTTTAGTGTtgactattcctagtctatttatccatgtttatttgaccttctatttccaacgtttaactattgataagagtttttTTTAATcgcattt of the Schistosoma haematobium chromosome 4, whole genome shotgun sequence genome contains:
- a CDS encoding hypothetical protein (EggNog:ENOG410V8SG~COG:G~CAZy:GH20), giving the protein MANYGLLNQSMKRVCYFIQRNYYITDSLYIFSKRIILKSEEIWGTLHGLETILQLIYRSPLERDSMSMVKMNVLHWHIVDDQSFPYVSETFPKLSSKGAFHPYLLIYTPNDMKYLLNYARLRGIRIMPEFDTPGHANSWGKGYPEILTKCYIKGEPDGTLGPINPINNISYNFMSQLYKELFSVFPDNWFHLGGDEVEYNCWHSNPSVIEFMKKMKFGDDYHRLEGYYINNLIQIINDVKPPGRNITPVVWQEIFENGFRGDKSTVIHVWKDLYWESVVKNATKTGYRVLFSAAWYLNYISYGDDWRYHYHVDPRDFGGSKDDAKLVIGGEAAMWGEYVDDTNLFSRSWPRGSAVAERLWTHGSPNTTDFIPRVEELRCRMLSRGWNAEPINGPGFCPL
- a CDS encoding hypothetical protein (EggNog:ENOG410V8SG~COG:G~CAZy:GH20) encodes the protein MKSSITYFLYLLFILVYYVSKCYSIVPKAYKHHKTGIYHNLVEVLTYNHSYKSCYILTEALKRFEERLTLIKQYPKVPISLPNSTIDTIKISITRGCNESNGELWPSESINETCHANSWGKGYPEILTKCYIKGEPDGTLGPINPINNISYNFMSQLYKELFSVFPDNWFHLGGDEVEYNCWHSNPSVIEFMKKMKFGDDYHRLEGYYINNLIQIINDVKPPGRNITPVVWQEIFENGFRGDKSTVIHVWKDLYWESVVKNATKTGYRVLFSAAWYLNYISYGDDWRYHYHVDPRDFGGSKDDAKLVIGGEAAMWGEYVDDTNLFSRSWPRGSAVAERLWTHGSPNTTDFIPRVEELRCRMLSRGWNAEPINGPGFCPL